The genomic region CGTAGAATGGTATTTTTTGAATATATGGGGAAGTTTTTTATCACTCATTCTCCTTTCCTTAACAACATCACTTTTTATTTTAAAAATACATGGATATGTTAGAGCATCAGTTGCTTTTATAGGTATAATTTTCATTCTTATAATAGATCTTTTTCTTATGGGATGTAAACTTAATCCATTAATAGATAAAGGTTTTTATGATTATGAACCCGAAATTGTAAAATTAATTGAAAAAGATAAAGATTACTTTCGTATCCTCTCTGCTTACAATATTAAAGTTAATGATTTTACTTTGCCGCCTATGTTTATAATAAACTTAAAGTTAAAAAATAGCGTGCATCCCAATGTGGGAGTTCCTTACCATTTATATGATGCCTATGGTTATGATGGATTTAGATTAAAAGATTATGATACCCTAATTTCTCTTGAACAATTAGAAAAAACTTCCAAATTATTATCTTTACTTAATATTAAATACATAATTAGCCATTTTAAACTTATCAATATGGATATATTTTATGATGGAGGTGACTTTAAAGTTTATAAAAATACCGGGTATTTAAAGAGAGCCTTTTTCGTTCCAAAAGCAAGGGTAGTTAAAGACAGGAGAGAAATTTTGAATATACTCTCAAAGGGTGATTTTGAACCCAAAAAAGAGGTAATATTAGAAGAATTTCCAAATTCTAAATTCCATCCTAAATCTCAAATCTTAAATCCCAAATCCAAAATCCAAATTATAGATTATCAACCTAACAAAGTTATTATTAACAGCTCTTGTGAGAAAAGTGGCTTTTTATTCTTAAGTGATACCTATTATCCTGGTTGGAAGGCGTATATAGACGGCAAACCAACAAAGGTATATCGGGCAAATTACCTTTTTAGGGCAATTGTGCTTCCAGAAGGAAATCATCAGATTGAATTTGTCTATTTTCCTGCAAGTTTTAAAATCGGGCTTTTGGGAACATTAATCACTATTACTATCTTAGTTAGCTTCATGATTATCCTGAGAATTAAACATTTTTCCAATCCCATATTCTTTTAGGCTCAATATCTATATTAATTAGTATATCGTTCAAAAAAAATGATATTGCAATATAATTTTATTTATGGTATAATTATCTACAAACAAAGTTATGAATTTCGTGAAAGGCACTTTAACTCCACACAAGGCAGGGAAAAATGGCAACTAAATTACACCATCTTATTGAAGTAAAACAATTTAAAGATAAAGAATTATTAGAAGAAATCTTTAAATTAGCCAGTGAAATGGAGATGGCAGATAGAACTGGCAAATATGATAGATTGTTTTTACCTCAAATTCCTCGCAAGAAGATTTTAGCCACACTTTTCTATGAACCCAGCACAAGAACCAGACTTTCTTTTGAATCCGCGATGATGCGACTTGGTGGAGAGGTAATCACTACGGAGGAGGCAAGGGTATTTTCATCAGTAACAAAAGGCGAATCATTAGTTGATACTATTCGAGTTATAGGCACTTATGCCGATGTGATTGTCTTAAGACATTATGAAGAAGGCTCCTCAAAAATAGCCGCACAAGTCTCATCTGTTCCAATTATTAATGCCGGTGATGGCACCGGTCAACATCCAACTCAGGCATTATTAGATATGTTCACTATTCAAAAGGAACTCGGAAGAATTGATAATCTTAAAGTTGGATTGGTTGGCGATTTGTTATATGGTCGAACAGTTCATTCTTTAACCTATCTTTTAGCTCATCAACAAGGAGTAAAACTGTATTTTATCTCTCCAGAAGAAATAAGAATGCCCAGAAATATTATTAATTATTTAGAAGATGAGATGAAAATTCCCTTTGAAGAAATCACAGATTTAAAAGAAGTGGTATCAGATATAGATGTTCTGTATGTAACCAGAATTCAAAAAGAACGATTTAGAAACATTGAGGATTATAATAAAATGAAGGGTGTGTATGTGATTGATAAAGAAATACTTTCTTTGATGAAAAAAGATGCCAGGATTTTACACCCTTTACCGCGGGTAGATGAGGTTGCGATTGAAGTTGATGAAGACCCCCGCGCCGCATATTTTAGACAGGTAGAAAATGGCCTTTATCTCCGTATGGCTTTATTAAAAATGATATTAGATTAATTACAAAAGGAGGAATAAAAGATGAATTGTCCAAATTGTTCAATCCAACTAACCCCAACTATGACTACTCAAGGTGTAGAAGTTGATGCGTGCAGTAAATGTAATGGTGTCTGGCTGGATAAAGGTGAGGTATTTTTCTTTACTAAAAAAGTAAATGCCGTTGCCAGGGCACTTGAGCAAGCAATTAAAGAAGGAAAACCTACGACAAAACTTAGTCCTAAAACCCAAAAACCAATGCAAGAAATATCTCTCTCAGAGGGAAAAATTCAAATTGACTATTGTCCCCAGAGCAATGGACTCTGGTTTGATGCCGGAGAATTAGAGCAATTACAAAAGACTGATATTAAAATAACCCTTGATAAAGAGGCAAAAATATCCACTAAACCCAAAATTTACGAGATAAAGGAAAAAGTACCTCCGTTAATTAAAAACCTGACTCCACTTCCAAATCTCTTCATTCGGTCATGTAGTGTCCTTTTTGGGCTATATGCACTTTTGACACTTGTTTTAATTACGGTGGTAAATTTTGGTCTTATCACGCCAGATTTTGCCATATTAATCGCTCTGGGAATTATTTCTTTACAATTTATCCTGGGTCCCTGGCTGATGGATATATCACTGCGATTCTTTTATAAGATTTCCTGGAATGCCTATTTACCAGAGCCTCTAAATAATTTTATTAAAGATACCTGTCGAAAACAAGGAATGAAATTTCCTCGATTTGGTATTTTACAAGATGGTGCACCGCAAGCATTTACTTATGGACATCATCCCAATAACGCCAGAATCGTTATTTCGCAAGGATTAATTGACCTTTTAGAACCAGAGGAAGTTTGCGGTGTTGTTGCCCATGAAATTGGACATGCCAAACACTGGGATATGTTAGTTATGACGATTGCGTATCTTGTTCCACTTATTTTATACTATGTATATCGGACACTTATACAAATGCGAACAAAGGGCAGAGAGGACAAATCTGCACACATACGCTATGCCATTGCTATTGGTTCATATATTCTTTACATTATCAGTCAATATCTGGTTTTATGGCTATCTCGGACCAGGGAATATTATGCCGATAGATTCGCAGGTGAAGTAACTAAAAATCCTAACGCCCTGGCATCGGCATTAGTCAAAATTGCTTATGGATTGGCTGGACAACAGAAAAAAGAAGAAAAAGAAACTCGAAGAGCCCCAACTTTAGATGCAATTGGTGCCTTAGGAATATTCGATGCTAAAGTCGCCCGTTCGTTGGCTATGGTCAGTTATTCATCCCCTGCGGCTAAAATGGGTGGTGAGATAAATAAAGAAAATCTACAAGAAGCAATGAAATGGGATTTGTGGAATCCCTGGGCAAAATATTATGAATTGCATTCTACTCACCCATTAGTCGCAAATCGACTAAATTATCTCTCTGAACAAAGTATTTCCCTGGGACTTGAACCTTTTGTGTCCTTTAATCAAAAGAAACCTGAATCATACTGGGATGAATTTTTTGTGGATTTATTGATACTCTACTTGCCTACAATGGTGATACTCTTTAGTTTGGGAGGTATCATTGCACCACCCTTGTTGCTACAAAGTTCTCCTGATATGACGCTATTGGGTCTGGTTTTTTGTTTATTTGGAATTGCACAATTAATTCAGATAGTATTTTCTTATAAAAATCCGGGTTATTTCCCGCAAATGGATATTGTCAGCTTACTAAAAAATGTAAAAGTCTCGGCAATAAGACCTGTTCCTTGTAGACTTAAAGGTAAAATAATAGGTCGGGGAGTGCCAGGTCTTATCTGGTCAGAAGATTTTGTCATGCAGGATTCAACCGGGATAATATTCCTTGATTATCGTCAGCCATTAGGTATCTGGGAATTTCTATTTGGATTACTTCGTTCTTCACAACTTCAAGACCAGGAAGTAACTCTTACTGGCTGGTATCGTCGAAGCCCTGTGCCGTATGTTGAATTGAAAAATTTTACTATCGGCTCAACTACTCGTAATTGCTATGTTTATCAGATGAAACTTATTTCATCAGGATTTATAATATTATTGGGAATAGGTATGTTACTTATGTCAATAGTAAAGTAGCCAGTAGTCAGTGAACAGTGGTCAGTAATTAGAAACCAATTTAAGAGGTAATGAAATGACTAAAAGTCAGTTTTTAGGTAAAATATCTATTTTTAGTTCCTTAGAAAAAGAAGATTTGGAACTATTAGCAACCGCTACTCAAGAAGTAACTTACAAAAAAGGACAAACAATTATCAGCAGTGAAGAGATAGGGACGACATTTTTCGTTGTTAAATCAGGTAAAGTCAAGGTAACTGCAGAGGCGTTAGATAGTCGAGAGATTGTGCTGAGCACCCTTGCCCCTTTATCTTTCTTTGGGGAGATGTCTATTCTTGATGGTGAACCGAGGTCTGCGACTATCACTGCCTT from bacterium harbors:
- the pyrB gene encoding aspartate carbamoyltransferase: MATKLHHLIEVKQFKDKELLEEIFKLASEMEMADRTGKYDRLFLPQIPRKKILATLFYEPSTRTRLSFESAMMRLGGEVITTEEARVFSSVTKGESLVDTIRVIGTYADVIVLRHYEEGSSKIAAQVSSVPIINAGDGTGQHPTQALLDMFTIQKELGRIDNLKVGLVGDLLYGRTVHSLTYLLAHQQGVKLYFISPEEIRMPRNIINYLEDEMKIPFEEITDLKEVVSDIDVLYVTRIQKERFRNIEDYNKMKGVYVIDKEILSLMKKDARILHPLPRVDEVAIEVDEDPRAAYFRQVENGLYLRMALLKMILD
- a CDS encoding M48 family metalloprotease; this encodes MNCPNCSIQLTPTMTTQGVEVDACSKCNGVWLDKGEVFFFTKKVNAVARALEQAIKEGKPTTKLSPKTQKPMQEISLSEGKIQIDYCPQSNGLWFDAGELEQLQKTDIKITLDKEAKISTKPKIYEIKEKVPPLIKNLTPLPNLFIRSCSVLFGLYALLTLVLITVVNFGLITPDFAILIALGIISLQFILGPWLMDISLRFFYKISWNAYLPEPLNNFIKDTCRKQGMKFPRFGILQDGAPQAFTYGHHPNNARIVISQGLIDLLEPEEVCGVVAHEIGHAKHWDMLVMTIAYLVPLILYYVYRTLIQMRTKGREDKSAHIRYAIAIGSYILYIISQYLVLWLSRTREYYADRFAGEVTKNPNALASALVKIAYGLAGQQKKEEKETRRAPTLDAIGALGIFDAKVARSLAMVSYSSPAAKMGGEINKENLQEAMKWDLWNPWAKYYELHSTHPLVANRLNYLSEQSISLGLEPFVSFNQKKPESYWDEFFVDLLILYLPTMVILFSLGGIIAPPLLLQSSPDMTLLGLVFCLFGIAQLIQIVFSYKNPGYFPQMDIVSLLKNVKVSAIRPVPCRLKGKIIGRGVPGLIWSEDFVMQDSTGIIFLDYRQPLGIWEFLFGLLRSSQLQDQEVTLTGWYRRSPVPYVELKNFTIGSTTRNCYVYQMKLISSGFIILLGIGMLLMSIVK